Within Runella rosea, the genomic segment TGCCGATGTACGGCTTATTTCGCATAATTTGCTTCCGACCGAACTCGAAACGCAAGGGTTAGTAGCAGCCTTACAAAAGTTGACCGAAAAACTCAACGTCAATGCAAAGACTGTTTTTCACTTAATAACCAACGGAATAACAGAGCGTCTTAACCCCAAAATTGAATATCAATTGTACAGCGTAGCCCTAGAATTGGTCAATAACGTACTCAAACACGCCCAAGCACAACAAGTTTGGATAAGTATTTCCCAAAACCATGAAGTAGTCAGCCTGACTGTCAGCGACGACGGAGTGGGCATGTCTAACGTAGAAAAGGCCACGGGCGTTGGCCTGCGCAACATTAGCGCCCGCGTAGAAGCGTTGAACGGAACTTGGCTGATTGACAGTAAGCCAACGACAGGCACCAAAGTGACGATCGAAGTACCCGTTTAAACCAATTTATGCCTGACGGCGTACTTAATGATTCCGATGGAGTTTTTGACGCCCAATTTGCGAAGAATATTATGGCGATGGGTTTCAACCGTACCTACACTGATAAAAAGATGCTCGGCGATTTCGGAGGTGGAAAGTTCCTGCGCAATGAGCCGAATGATTTCCAACTCTCGCGCCGTAACCGCAATCGGCTCGCCGGGCAATTCATTCGAAGGAGTGGAAGCCACCGCTGCTGGGCTCAACAACTCTTTCATGACAGCTTCGCTAAAATACTTTTCGCCACGCGCTACGGTCTTCAGCGCTTTTTCCAACTCTGCTCGATTGGCTTTTTTCATGACATAGCCCGAAATACCCGCCTGAAACGCCTGACGAATGTTATCCGCGTCTTCCGATACGGTTAACATCAAAATTTTTAAATTGGGAAATTTATCCCGGACCTGTAACGTAAGCGCCACGCCAGTAAGGTAAGGCATACTTAAATCAGTCACTAAAATATCTACCTCGTGGGTCTCCAAAAAGCCCATTACTTTGCGACTATCGTTGAGCGTACCAACTACCTCCATATCAGAAATGGTTGAAATAAGCAGCGAAAGACTATCCAATACAATCTGGTGGTCGTCGGTGATGA encodes:
- a CDS encoding response regulator encodes the protein MSIRVLITDDHQIVLDSLSLLISTISDMEVVGTLNDSRKVMGFLETHEVDILVTDLSMPYLTGVALTLQVRDKFPNLKILMLTVSEDADNIRQAFQAGISGYVMKKANRAELEKALKTVARGEKYFSEAVMKELLSPAAVASTPSNELPGEPIAVTARELEIIRLIAQELSTSEIAEHLFISVGTVETHRHNILRKLGVKNSIGIIKYAVRHKLV